The Branchiostoma floridae strain S238N-H82 chromosome 10, Bfl_VNyyK, whole genome shotgun sequence genome has a segment encoding these proteins:
- the LOC118424030 gene encoding ATP-binding cassette sub-family F member 2-like → MPSDAAKKRAARKKEAAKQKGGKKAEPKPEQNGTANGVETNGVANGVMDDLSATMDKLDIEAQAAAAARSCTGVLSSHPMGRDIKFESFTLTFHGHELFHDTKVELNTGRRYGLVGLNGCGKSMLLSALGNREVDIPSHIDIFHLTREMPASDKTALQCVMEVDAERVRLETEMEHLQGKADEESAERLMDIYERLEELDADKAEMRAAAILHGLGFSHKMTQTKVKDFSGGWRMRIALARALFVKPSLLMLDEPTNHLDLDACVWLEEELKNYKRILVLVSHSQDFLNGVCTNIIHVNNCKLHYYGGNYDVYVRTRLEQLENQAKRYKWEQDQIKHMKSYIARFGHGSAKLARQAQSKEKTLKKMVDGGLTEKVVLDQTLTFYFPECGKVPPPVMQVQDVSFRYADDLPWIYRNLEFGVDLDSRIALVGPNGAGKSTLMKLLDGELVPTDGLIRRNSHLRIGRFHQHLQEKLDLNQSAVEFLMASYPEVKEIEEMRSIVGKYGLTGRQQMCPLKNLSDGQRARVIFAWLAWRAPHLLLLDEPTNHLDLETIDALADAINAFEGGLVLISHDFRLINQVAEEIWVCEHGTVRKWKGDILSYKLDLKEKIMKENSRFNKIKSVI, encoded by the exons ATGCCCTCTGACGCTGCCAAGAAGCGCGCTGCGAGGAAGAAGGAGGCAGCGAAGCAGAAGGGCGGGAAAAAAGCCGAACCCAAACCTGAGCAGAACGGCACGGCTAACGGGGTAGAGACCAACGGTGTAGCCAATGGGG TCATGGATGACCTGAGCGCGACCATGGACAAGTTGGACATCGAAGCCCAGGCCGCCGCAGCTGCACGCTCGTGTACCGGCGTCCTGTCCTCCCATCCGATGGGGCGGGACATCAAGTTCGAGAGTTTCACACTCACGTTCCACGGGCACGAGCTGTTCCATGACACCAAGGTTGAGCTGAACACAGGCCGGAGGTACGGGCTGGTCGGACTCAACGGATGTG GAAAGTCGATGTTGCTGAGCGCCCTGGGGAACAGGGAAGTGGACATCCCGAGTCACATCGACATCTTCCACCTGACACGGGAGATGCCCGCCAGCGACAAGACAGCGCTGCAGTGCGTGATGGAAGTGGACGCAGAGCGCGTACGGTTAGAAACGGAGATGGAACATTTACAAGGCAAAGCAGACGAAG aatCAGCAGAGAGACTAATGGACATCTACGAGCGGCTGGAAGAGCTGGACGCTGACAAGGCAGAGATGAGGGCTGCTGCCATCCTGCACGGTCTCGGCTTCTCACATAAAATGACG CAAACCAAGGTGAAAGACTTCTCAGGAGGCTGGCGGATGAGAATAGCACTGGCTCGAGCCCTGTTTGTCAAACCTTCCCTCCTCATGCTGGACGAACCCACCAACCACCTGGACCTGGACGCCTGCGTCTGGCTGGAGGAAGAGCTCAAGAA CTACAAGAGAATCCTGGTGCTGGTGTCCCACTCCCAGGACTTCCTGAACGGTGTCTGTACCAACATCATCCATGTGAACAACTGTAAACTGCACTACTATGGT GGTAACTACGACGTGTACGTGCGTACACGGCTGGAACAGCTGGAGAACCAGGCGAAGCGGTACAAGTGGGAACAGGACCAGATCAAACACATGAAG AGTTACATTGCCAGATTCGGCCACGGTAGTGCCAAGCTTGCCAGACAAGCACAGAGCAAAGAGAAGACCCTGAAGAAAATGGTGGACGGAGGACTGACAGAAAAAGTTGTTCTAGATCAG ACGCTGACCTTCTACTTCCCTGAATGCGGAAAGGTCCCGCCGCCCGTCATGCAGGTTCAGGATGTCAGCTTCAGATACGCCGATGATCTG CCATGGATCTACCGTAATCTGGAATTCGGAGTGGATCTGGACTCTCGGATCGCTCTGGTGGGGCCAAATGGCGCAGGAAAATCCACGCTGATGAAACTCCTGGATGGAGAGCTGGTGCCGACAGACGGACTGATCAGGAGAAACTCTCACCTGCGCATCGGCAGGTTCCACCAG CATCTTCAAGAGAAGCTGGACCTGAACCAGTCTGCAGTGGAGTTCCTGATGGCGAGTTACCCTGAAGTGAAGGAGATTGAAGAGATGCGTTCCATCGTGGGGAAGTACGGGCTCACAGGCAGGCAACAG ATGTGTCCGCTGAAGAACCTGTCCGACGGACAGCGAGCGCGGGTGATCTTCGCGTGGCTGGCGTGGCGGGCGCCACACCTCCTGCTACTGGACGAACCCACCAACCATCTGGACCTGGAGACCATCGACGCGCTCGCCGACGCCATCAACGCCTTCGAGGGCGGCTTGGTACTCATCAGCCACGACTTCCGACTCATCAACCAG GTTGCGGAGGAAATCTGGGTGTGTGAACACGGCACGGTGCGGAAGTGGAAGGGAGACATCCTGTCCTACAAGCTGGACCTGAAGGAGAAGATCATGAAGGAAAACTCCAGGTTTAACAAGATCAAGTCTGTCATCTAA
- the LOC118424041 gene encoding collagen alpha-1(XII) chain-like, which translates to MRQFLIVSVCLLVSAWADDTPVDLTLQAGEKGKDIVDACIGRINLAQIFEDDAGMLRRIAWVETQFGEAEGATTCIWGVTPEMYERVSPSQSTKDAILVELGIDWDQVDVSDLQKPLYCALAARILFAGCQTDLPLSLDLQADLWVTCYNTQGDKQTYIDAVNELEQESECKIPGMDMVFVLDGSGSVGADNFETVKDFVVSVVDGFEIGQSRTRIGVVQYSDEVQNEFNLTEYGNKADVQSAISNITYLQGRTYTGAALRYMTDVSFSEEAGARPPYQAIPKVGIVVTDGEATDNVQGPASSAHEAGVNVFAIGIGGYDVRELRQIATDPDATHVFAVDNFAATDYIKDALEGRTCKEPAEVAVGQTVQGDLPQGTLQFLSFRVKIRRGMTFKLKMRVGSVNFFLSIRIRNPNSALYDFRLRTRPNKMRLDIFIPPSRLRELLGRERRQAVSDGEDEEVELFAAIEGVDGTNQFDLETDEGDTADPAYLDNSSPRRAAVGVLTLVMLFITAIMQ; encoded by the exons ATGCGGCAGTTTCTGatcgtgtctgtgtgtctgttggtGTCCGCTTGGGCGGACGACACACCTGTGGACCTGACGCTACAG GCGGGTGAGAAGGGGAAAGACATAGTTGACGCCTGTATCGGACGGATCAACCTGGCCCAGATCTTCGAAGATGATGCGGGCATGCTGCGCAGGATCG CGTGGGTGGAGACCCAGTTCGGAGAGGCAGAGGGcgctactacatgtatctgggGCGTGACGCCGGAAATGTATGAGAGAGTCTCCCCCAGTCAGTCTACCAAGGACGCCATTTTG GTGGAGTTGGGGATCGACTGGGACCAGGTGGACGTGTCGGACCTGCAGAAGCCCCTGTACTGCGCCCTGGCCGCCAGGATTCTGTTCGCAGGCTGTCAGACGGACCTGCCGCTTAGCCTGGACCTCCAGGCCGACCTGTGGGTCACCTGCTACAACACGCAGGGCGACAAGCAGACATACATCGACGCTGTCAATGAGCTAGAACAGGAGTCAG AGTGTAAGATCCCCGGTATGGACATGGTGTTTGTACTTGACGGCTCCGGTAGTGTCGGGGCGGACAACTTCGAGACGGTGAAAGACTTCGTGGTGTCTGTAGTGGACGGGTTTGAGATCGGACAGTCCCGTACCCGTatcggtgtggtacagtacag CGACGAGGTACAGAATGAGTTCAACCTGACTGAGTATGGCAACAAAGCTGATGTTCAG TCAGCTATCAGCAACATCACATACCTACAAGGCAGGACGTACACGGGCGCCGCCTTGCGGTACATGACAGACGTCAGTTTTTCTGAGGAGGCAGGTGCCAGGCCTCCGTACCAGGCTATTCCTAAG GTTGGTATCGTAGTCACGGATGGTGAGGCTACCGACAACGTTCAGGGGCCCGCCTCCAGCGCGCACGAGGCCGGGGTAAACGTGTTCGCCATCGGTATCGGGGGCTACGATGTACGGGAGTTGAGGCAGATTGCCACAGACCCTGACGCCACGCATGTCTTCGCTGTGGACAACTTCGCCGCCACGGACTACATCAAGGACGCACTGGAGGGAAGGACTTGCAAAG AACCGGCTGAGGTGGCAGTGGGGCAAACCGTGCAGGGAGACCTGCCACAGGGGACGCTGCAGTTCCTGTCCTTCAGG GTTAAGATCCGCCGTGGTATGACGTTCAAGTTGAAGATGAGGGTCGGCAGTGTCAACTTCTTCCTGTCTATCCGCATCAGGAACCCAAACAGCGCTCTGTACGACTTCCGGCTGCGCACGCGGCCGAACAAGATGAG GCTTGACATCTTCATCCCGCCGAGCCGTCTGCGCGAGCTGCTGGGGCGGGAGCGGCGCCAGGCCGTGTCCGATGGCGAGGACGAGGAGGTGGAGCTGTTCGCCGCTATCGAGGGCGTGGACGGGACCAACCAGTTTGACCTGGAGACAGACGAGGGCGACACGGCAGACCCCGCCTACCTGGATAACAGTTCTCCCCGCCGGGCAGCTGTTGGCGTGCTGACACTCGTCATGCTGTTCATCACGGCGATCATGCAGTAG